The following coding sequences are from one Gopherus flavomarginatus isolate rGopFla2 chromosome 21, rGopFla2.mat.asm, whole genome shotgun sequence window:
- the LOC127038889 gene encoding group IID secretory phospholipase A2-like — protein sequence MINQATGKSAILSYYGYGCYCGSDGKGEPKDATDWCCRAHHCCYKRLKASGCYGNTERYSYTYKDGDILCALGSWCEEQVCDCDKSTAFCLERNLKTFNSLYVRYRDSKCTGFTPNC from the exons ATGATTAATCAAGCCACAGGAAAAAGTGCCATCCTCAGTTATTATGGGTACGGCTGCTACTGCGGGTCTGATGGCAAAGGGGAACCAAAGGATGCGACAGATTG GTGCTGCCGAGCTCATCACTGCTGTTATAAAAGGCTAAAAGCTAGTGGATGTTATGGCAACACAGAGCGATACAGTTACACCTACAAGGACGGGGACATCCTGTGTG CTTTGGGGAGCTGGTGTGAAGAACAGGTCTGTGACTGTGATAAGAGCACTGCTTTCTGCCTGGAAAGGAACCTGAAGACGTTCAACAGCCTCTACGTTCGCTACCGAGACAGCAAGTGCACAGGATTCAC